The window TCCCCCTATGGCTATTTAATCTCTTTTCCCATAGCTTTTCCAATTAATTTTGCAACATCTGTATTATCTTTAAATCCTGAAAACTCTTCTGCTCCATCTCCTACTGCTGCTAGTGGAACTTGTACAGCTGTATGTGCATATGATGTCCATTGCATTCCTGATCTTTCAGAGATTATGTGTGTTGTTGCTATTGCAACTGGACTATATCCTCCAAATTGCTCACTTGCATTTTTATCTTTATCTTCTAGATCCATAGCTTTAACAATTTTAGCTTTTTCATCAGCTGTTAAATCTTTTAATCCCATATTGTCAGCTATATATTTAAAGTATTCATCTCTATTTCCAGTATAAGCTTTTTGAAGTACATCTTCTACTGAAACTTTAACATTTTTTAATTCATTTAGTTTTAAGAAATAGTTAGCACCAAATCCAAGTCCCATTCCTCCTGTTTCATGGTCTGCTGCAATTACTATTAAAGTGTCTTTTGGATTTTTTTCATAAAATTCATAAGCTGATTTTATTGCATCATCAAATGCTATTGTATCGTAAATAGTTCCCATTACGTCATTAGCATGTGATGCATGGTCGATCCTTCCACCTTCTACCATCATAAAGAATCCATCTTTATCTTGTTTTAAAAGTTCAATTCCTTTTTCAGTCATATATTTTAAGCTAGGAACTTCAGCTTTTCTATCTATTTCATATGGCATATGTGATGCTTCAATAGCTACAAAAGCTTTTTCTCCCTCTTTTGGAGTCCAATTTTTATAATCTTTAATTGAAGATTCTGATACAAATGTTTTATATCCTTTATCTGCAAACTCTTTTACAAGATCTCTATCATCTTTTCTTTTACTTGTAAGTTCTCCACCTTTTTTAACAAAGTGTCTAAATCCTCCACCTGCAAAGTAGTCTACATTACTTTTTACATAATCTTCAGCTATTCCATTTTCATCATCTCTATCTATATTGTGAGATGCAAATACTGCTGGAGTAGCATGAGTTATTCTTGTAGTAGTTACTAATCCTGTTGCTTTTCCATCCTCTTGAGCCATTTCTAAAAGAGTTTTTAGATCTTTACCTTTAGCATCCTTTGCTATATAACCGTTATTTGTTTTATGCCCTGTTGCCAATGCAGTTCCTGCTGCTGCTGAGTCTGTAATTAAAGTATCTGCTGAATATGTAGTTGTTATTGCTGAAAATGGAAGTGAGTTTAATAGAAGTTTTCCATCCTCTTTCATCACACCTTTTTTATACTCTTCAGCTATCTGTCTTTGAGCTGCTCCCATTCCATCCCCTATGAAATAGAAGATATATTTAGGTTGTGCAAAACTTGTAGCTGCCATTAAAGCCATTCCTGCTAATACCATATGTTTTCTTTTTAACATATTTTACTTTCCTCCTTGAACATTTCAATTTTATGCTTTCAAGGTTAGATTACTCCTTAAATGTTAAATAAGTTTTATTTTCTTGTAAAACATATGTAAAATATTCTTTAAACTATAATTTCCAAAAGTAGAGGAGTGCAAACGACTACTACTTTTGAGACACAGAAACGGAGTTTCTGTGATCCTTAAATCTATATTTACAAAATTTATATTTTTTAGAGAATTTATTTTTCCTTTCTCTAATATCAGCTAAATGTAATTTGGAAAAGAATATTAGAGAGAGTTACGAAATCTGACGCTAAAAATTCCGACGTGTTTGAAGACGAAGTCAAGTTCCAAAAATAGAGGAGCTTTAGTGACTACTATTTTTGAGATGCAGAAGTGGAAGAATGAAGCTTCTGCGATACCCATAGTCAGATGAGTGTTACTCTCTCTTTATTCTTTGACATGGAATTTAGCTGATATTTAAAATATAAGTTTTGACAACTTAACTTGATGAATAATCGCTAAATACAAAGGTACTTTATCAAAACCTACGGATGTACTAGATAACTGAGTTTAGTTATATATATTATAGTTTTTATAGAAAAAAGCTAAGAAAATTGATAATTTAATATCAATCTCTTAGCTCTCTCTTAAAATATAATTTTTTCCCTTTTATACCCTACATATTCTGGGCTTTCATCACAAATACCAACTGTTTTAAAATCTTTTTTCTCA is drawn from Fusobacterium varium and contains these coding sequences:
- a CDS encoding alkaline phosphatase, encoding MLKRKHMVLAGMALMAATSFAQPKYIFYFIGDGMGAAQRQIAEEYKKGVMKEDGKLLLNSLPFSAITTTYSADTLITDSAAAGTALATGHKTNNGYIAKDAKGKDLKTLLEMAQEDGKATGLVTTTRITHATPAVFASHNIDRDDENGIAEDYVKSNVDYFAGGGFRHFVKKGGELTSKRKDDRDLVKEFADKGYKTFVSESSIKDYKNWTPKEGEKAFVAIEASHMPYEIDRKAEVPSLKYMTEKGIELLKQDKDGFFMMVEGGRIDHASHANDVMGTIYDTIAFDDAIKSAYEFYEKNPKDTLIVIAADHETGGMGLGFGANYFLKLNELKNVKVSVEDVLQKAYTGNRDEYFKYIADNMGLKDLTADEKAKIVKAMDLEDKDKNASEQFGGYSPVAIATTHIISERSGMQWTSYAHTAVQVPLAAVGDGAEEFSGFKDNTDVAKLIGKAMGKEIK